A stretch of DNA from Noviherbaspirillum sedimenti:
ACAGATGCGCGAGCGAACTGTCCACTTCGGCGAAGCGCCGGATGATTCTGTAAATGAGCGGCCAAGGCGCTTCCGGGCCGCCGAATGCAGCAGGCACCGCCAAGGGCAGCAGGCCGCTGTCGCGCAAGGCCTGGCGCTCGGCCCAGGCCGTACCGCCGCGCTGGTCGCGTTCAGGGGCGGTCAGCGCCAGTACAGCCGCAGTCGACTCCACTGCTTCGGTCAGTGCGCCAAAGTCGCGCCGCACGAGATGCAATGGCTTGCTGCCGGCAGCGGCGCGCGGCAACTGCTGCAGTTCGCTTAGTTTCGGTATTTTGCCCATTTTATTGCCAGTCCAGTTCGATTGGAATCCGATTTCCCGGAACGCGTCACGCACGCGCCGGCAAGCTCAGAAATGGGTCGATCATAGGCATGAACAAGCACACAGACAACGAAGCATTCCGCATATCCATATGAGATGCGCAAGCGCTTCAACGGCTTCGTGGCCAGGCGCGAAAACAGTATGGCGTAATCGAAGCCCGCGTGAAAAACTCAGTTGCGCCAGAACAGCGGCAACAGGATTACCACCCAGCTGGCAAAGGCCAGCGACATTGCCAGGAACACCGCCGCACTACCCAGATCCTTGGCGTTTTTCGACAAGGGATGGCGCTCCAGCGAGACGCGGTCGACGATCGCCTCGATCGAGGAATTCATCAATTCGATGATCAAGACCAGCACCAGCACGGCAATCAGCAACAGTTTTTCAATTGCGGAAACCGGCAGCAACAGGGCAATGACGGTGCCGGGAATGGCCAGCATCAACTCCTGGCGAAAGGCATGCTCATGCTTCCAGGCTGCTTTGAAGCCAGCGATGGAATAGGAGAATGCCGAAAAAATCCGCTTCAGGCCGCTTTTACTCTTGAATTCGCTAAACGATGGTTCGTGATCGGACATGGGGGAGAGTTTTCACAGCCGCAAGGCAAAGTGATGATTTTATCAGGCCGGGGAACAATGCCATTTCCAGAACGAGCCCTTTTTGATTTTTTCACATTGTGGTATAAAGGTTTATTGCAATGCATTTTCACGTAATGAAAAACGATTCCACGACCGACTTGGAAAAAACCTCGATCCAGGTGATCGAACGCATGGTGTCGCTGCTTGACGCGCTGGCCGAGCGGCCCGATCCGATCAGCCTGAAAGAACTGGCCGCTGCCACCGGCCTGCACCCCTCCACGGCGCACCGCATTCTCAACGACCTGGTCATGAAGCGTTTTGTCGACCGCTCCGAACCCGGCACGTATCGTCTCGGCATGCGTTTGCTGGAGCTTGGCAATATGGTCAAGAGCCGCATCAACGTGCGTGAAGCGGCGCTCGATTTCATGCGCAGCCTGCATCGCAAGACCAATCAAACCATCAACCTGTCGGTACGCCAGGGCGATGAAATCGTCTATATCGACCGCTCCTTTTCCGAACGCTCCGGCATGCAAGTGGTGCGCGCCATCGGTGGCCGCGCGCCACTGCACCTGACATCGACCGGCAAGCTGTTCCTGTCGCTGGACGACTCGAAAGCCGTGCGCGCCTACGCCACCCGCACCGGCCTTGCCGGCCACAACAAGAATTCGATTACCGACCTGGCCAAGCTGGAACGCGAATTGAACCAGGTGCGCACGCTCGGCTATGCGCGTGACAATGAAGAACTGGAACTCGGGGTGCGCTGCATGGCAGCCGGCGTTCGCGACGATTCTGGCCGCCTGATCGCCGGACTGTCGATTTCGGCACCGGCCGACCGCTTGCAGGAAGAGTGGCTCGAAGACCTGATCAGCACTGCGACGCAGATTTCGGCGGTGCTGGGCTATGTGCCGCCAGCCGGGATGCCGGCCTAAAACCGGGGCAATGTCCGCACAGGGTTCAGCCCTGGCCGCCGGCAAGCGCCGTAGTGGAAATGGAATGCGGCTTGATATTCTCGATCCACTTGCGGATCCGGCCGGCATCGGCCAGGCGCGATAGCTTGCCCTTGGAATCGAGGAACACCATCACGATCGAGCGTCCCTCGATTACCGTCTGCATCACTAGGCAACGGCCTGCTTCCGCGATATACCCTGTCTTTTGCAAGCCGATCTCCCAAGAGCTGTTACGCACCAGCTGATTGGTATTGCGGTATTGCAGGGCCCTGCCGCCGGCATCCACCACCGATTCAAGCGAGGTCGAGTATTGCCCGAGGATCGGGAACTTCTGCACCTCCGCCACCAGCTTGACCAGGTCGCGCGCACTGGCGACATTTCGGCTGGACAAGCCACTGGAATCGACATAATGCGTATCGCGCATGCCCAGCGCCCGCGCCTTGGCATTCATGGCCGCCACGAATGCTGGCAAGCCGCCTGGATAATTGCGTCCCAGTGCCGATGCCGCGCGGTTTTCCGAGCTCATCAGCGCCAGGTTCAGCAGACTGGCGCGCGACAGCCGAGTACCGACTGCCAGCCGTGATCCACTGTTTTTCTCGCGGTCGATGTCGTCGGCGGTAATTTCGAGGATTTCATCCTTGTTTTGCTGCGACTCGACCACGATCAAGCCAGTCATCAGCTTGGTAATGGATGCGATCGGCAGCGAGACATCGGGATTTTTTTCAAACAGGACTTCGGAACTGGACTGATCCAGCACCAGCGCCACATTCGACGCCAGATCCAGCGGATCGGTCGTCTGGTTCAGGCCGGCCAGGTCGCCAGCCGTTCGCACTGCCGCCACCGCCGGCATGACAGGGCGGGTCTTGACTTGTTGATATGTCACACTGCGCTTGCCATTCACCACGCTGACGTGCTTGACGATTTTATCCCCGCCGCTGTGCGCCACGACCGTGGCGCGCTTGCGCGACGTTTTGCCGGGCGCGACCTTGCGCTTGCCGGCGACGGCTTTTGACGCGGCGGATTTCTTGATCAGGGTCTTTTTGGGCGTCGGCCGGGAGGCGCCAGACGCAGTGTTCTTCGCCCCGGCCTCAGGAAGCGTCGCACAAATGAAGATCAATAAAAACAGTATCCCTAGCGCAGGCTTGCCCATTGGATGGCTCCGATCCTTACTCATGCGAACGTACGTGAAGATTGCAGTGTAGCAAAATGATAAAAATATGCAAGAGAATGAAGGATTTAGCGCACTTCATTAAACAATATTCTAATTAGAAATAATTTACATAATAGCATTCACTTAAGTAAGGGCACGCCAGCAAATAGTCGATTTGGCAATTTCTTGAGCAGTGCACGGATTTGCATCCCTACGATCCCTTCTTGCCGACGACAAAATACAACATTCACTGCCAACAATAATGCCCCTCTGCACCTTGCAAATGTCGCGGTTGGCAATGCAGGCCGCACGTCCTAATTGATCTATGTCATGAGATAGCTAATTTCCTCACAACAACTATCCAAAACACAAGATCATGATGTTGTGT
This window harbors:
- the pbpG gene encoding D-alanyl-D-alanine endopeptidase is translated as MGKPALGILFLLIFICATLPEAGAKNTASGASRPTPKKTLIKKSAASKAVAGKRKVAPGKTSRKRATVVAHSGGDKIVKHVSVVNGKRSVTYQQVKTRPVMPAVAAVRTAGDLAGLNQTTDPLDLASNVALVLDQSSSEVLFEKNPDVSLPIASITKLMTGLIVVESQQNKDEILEITADDIDREKNSGSRLAVGTRLSRASLLNLALMSSENRAASALGRNYPGGLPAFVAAMNAKARALGMRDTHYVDSSGLSSRNVASARDLVKLVAEVQKFPILGQYSTSLESVVDAGGRALQYRNTNQLVRNSSWEIGLQKTGYIAEAGRCLVMQTVIEGRSIVMVFLDSKGKLSRLADAGRIRKWIENIKPHSISTTALAGGQG
- a CDS encoding IclR family transcriptional regulator; this translates as MKNDSTTDLEKTSIQVIERMVSLLDALAERPDPISLKELAAATGLHPSTAHRILNDLVMKRFVDRSEPGTYRLGMRLLELGNMVKSRINVREAALDFMRSLHRKTNQTINLSVRQGDEIVYIDRSFSERSGMQVVRAIGGRAPLHLTSTGKLFLSLDDSKAVRAYATRTGLAGHNKNSITDLAKLERELNQVRTLGYARDNEELELGVRCMAAGVRDDSGRLIAGLSISAPADRLQEEWLEDLISTATQISAVLGYVPPAGMPA
- a CDS encoding diacylglycerol kinase, giving the protein MSDHEPSFSEFKSKSGLKRIFSAFSYSIAGFKAAWKHEHAFRQELMLAIPGTVIALLLPVSAIEKLLLIAVLVLVLIIELMNSSIEAIVDRVSLERHPLSKNAKDLGSAAVFLAMSLAFASWVVILLPLFWRN